In the Piscinibacter sp. XHJ-5 genome, one interval contains:
- a CDS encoding ABC transporter substrate-binding protein, with amino-acid sequence MNKRILTAALAAAFVLPAFAQQITVVNFGGANANAQKKAFYEPFEKTGTKVVPVEYNGEQAKIKAMVETKKVTWDVVEVESPDVARGCDEGLFEKLDYAKIGSKGDFLPAAVSDCGVGVFVWSTVMAYNADKLKTAPVTWADFWDVQKFPGKRGMRKGARYNLEFALMADGVKPADVYKVLATKEGAERAFKKLTALKPHIQWWEAGAQPPQFLVAGDVALSTAYNGRIDAANREGKNLKITWTGGIYDLDYWVIPKGTPNKEAALKFIAFASTPDAQAEYARNIAYGPTNTKALSKLDPKVLANLPTAPANAKDALQFNLGFWADQGEALEKRFAAWATQ; translated from the coding sequence ATGAACAAGCGCATCCTCACCGCGGCCCTGGCGGCCGCCTTCGTGCTGCCCGCGTTCGCGCAGCAGATCACCGTGGTCAACTTCGGCGGCGCCAACGCCAACGCGCAGAAGAAGGCCTTCTACGAGCCGTTCGAGAAGACCGGCACCAAGGTCGTGCCGGTCGAATACAACGGCGAGCAGGCCAAGATCAAGGCGATGGTCGAGACCAAGAAGGTGACCTGGGACGTCGTCGAGGTGGAATCGCCCGACGTCGCGCGCGGCTGCGACGAAGGCCTGTTCGAGAAACTCGATTACGCGAAGATCGGCTCCAAGGGCGATTTCCTTCCGGCCGCCGTCAGCGACTGCGGCGTCGGCGTCTTCGTGTGGTCCACCGTCATGGCCTACAACGCCGACAAGCTCAAGACCGCGCCGGTCACCTGGGCCGACTTCTGGGACGTGCAGAAGTTTCCCGGCAAGCGCGGCATGCGCAAGGGCGCGCGCTACAACCTCGAGTTCGCGCTGATGGCCGACGGCGTCAAGCCGGCCGACGTCTACAAGGTGCTGGCCACCAAGGAAGGCGCCGAGCGCGCGTTCAAGAAGCTCACCGCGCTCAAGCCGCACATCCAGTGGTGGGAGGCCGGCGCGCAACCGCCGCAGTTCCTCGTCGCCGGCGACGTCGCGCTGAGCACCGCCTACAACGGCCGCATCGACGCGGCCAACCGGGAAGGCAAGAACCTCAAGATCACCTGGACCGGCGGCATCTACGACCTCGACTACTGGGTCATCCCGAAGGGCACGCCCAACAAGGAGGCGGCGCTGAAGTTCATCGCCTTCGCCAGCACGCCCGACGCGCAGGCCGAGTACGCGCGCAACATCGCTTACGGCCCGACCAACACCAAGGCGCTGTCCAAGCTCGACCCCAAGGTGCTGGCCAACCTGCCGACGGCGCCGGCCAACGCGAAGGATGCGCTGCAGTTCAACCTCGGCTTCTGGGCCGATCAGGGCGAGGCGCTGGAGAAGCGCTTCGCGGCGTGGGCGACGCAGTGA
- a CDS encoding ABC transporter permease, with translation MGDAVSVSAAALPGGSLQRSLARAERRRRLRAFSLTLPLLVFLLLTFLVPIAALLKRAIENPEVANALPRTGAALSDWKRDGPPSAAAFAALTQDLAAMPDSADAGALARRLNSEVPGARSLVMNTYRALPLAGASSAADVKAKLLELDPRWSELAYWQAIAKNASRWTPDYLLASVDLRRDAQGNVQRMEPDQRVFGGILLRTFHISAVVTLWCLLLGYPLAYWLSTLPTRQANVLMILVLVPFWTSILVRVAAWIVLLQSEGLVNHALIALHAIDKPLQLLFNRTGVVVSMTHILLPFMILPLYSVMKSVPPTYLRAAVSLGSAPLAAFFRVYVPQTYPGVGAGALLVFILSIGYYVTPALLGGPEDQMLSYYIAQYTNVNINWGMACALGALLLAATLVLYALYRRVVKSELSLG, from the coding sequence GTGGGCGACGCAGTGAGCGTCTCGGCCGCCGCGCTGCCGGGCGGGTCGCTGCAGCGCTCGCTGGCGCGGGCAGAGCGGCGGCGGCGCCTGCGCGCGTTCTCGCTGACGCTGCCGCTGCTGGTGTTCCTGCTGCTGACCTTCCTGGTGCCCATCGCGGCGCTGCTGAAACGCGCGATCGAGAACCCGGAGGTGGCGAACGCACTGCCGCGCACCGGCGCGGCGCTGTCCGACTGGAAACGCGACGGCCCGCCGTCGGCGGCCGCCTTCGCGGCGCTGACGCAGGACCTCGCCGCGATGCCCGACAGCGCCGACGCCGGCGCGCTCGCGCGCCGGCTCAACAGCGAGGTGCCCGGCGCCCGCTCGCTGGTGATGAACACCTATCGCGCGCTGCCGCTCGCGGGCGCGAGCTCGGCGGCCGACGTGAAGGCCAAGCTGCTGGAGCTCGACCCGCGCTGGAGCGAGCTCGCCTACTGGCAGGCGATCGCGAAGAACGCCTCGCGCTGGACGCCCGACTACCTGCTGGCCTCGGTCGACCTGAGGCGCGACGCGCAAGGCAATGTGCAGCGCATGGAGCCCGACCAGCGGGTCTTCGGCGGCATCCTGCTGCGCACCTTCCACATCAGCGCGGTCGTCACGCTGTGGTGCCTGCTGCTCGGCTATCCCCTCGCCTATTGGCTCAGCACGCTGCCGACGCGCCAGGCCAACGTGCTGATGATCCTCGTGCTCGTGCCCTTCTGGACCTCCATCCTGGTGCGCGTGGCGGCGTGGATCGTGCTGCTCCAGTCCGAAGGGCTGGTCAACCACGCGCTGATCGCGCTGCATGCGATCGACAAGCCGCTGCAGTTGCTGTTCAACCGCACGGGCGTCGTCGTCTCGATGACGCACATCCTGCTGCCCTTCATGATCCTGCCGCTGTACAGCGTGATGAAGAGCGTGCCGCCGACCTACCTGCGGGCCGCCGTGTCGCTGGGCAGCGCGCCGCTGGCCGCATTCTTCCGCGTCTACGTGCCGCAGACCTACCCCGGCGTCGGCGCGGGTGCGCTGCTGGTGTTCATCCTCAGCATCGGCTACTACGTGACGCCGGCGCTGCTGGGCGGTCCGGAGGACCAGATGCTGAGCTACTACATCGCCCAGTACACCAACGTGAACATCAACTGGGGCATGGCCTGCGCGCTGGGCGCGCTGCTGCTGGCCGCGACGCTGGTGCTGTATGCGCTGTACCGGCGGGTGGTGAAGTCGGAACTGAGCCTGGGATGA
- a CDS encoding ABC transporter permease, which translates to MLLKLLPQFPAYATPLDKLGWWSLRVACVAVLLYLLLPILVIMPLSFSDSSFLVYPIPAWSLKWYRNLFESAEWARAAKNSFIVAPAATLIATVLGTMAAVGLSRTQFAFKGLLMSALILPMVVPIVVVGVSTYLFFAPLGLADSYTGLIVVHAALGAPFVVTTVLATLQGFNHNLVRASLSLGASPLATFFRITLPVIAPGVISGALFAFATSFDEVVVTLFLAGPEQVTLPRQMFTGIRENITPTIAAVATLLIVFTTSLLLVLEWLRGRRA; encoded by the coding sequence ATGCTGCTCAAGCTCCTGCCGCAATTCCCGGCGTACGCGACGCCGCTCGACAAGCTCGGGTGGTGGTCGTTGCGCGTGGCCTGCGTGGCGGTGCTGCTCTACCTGCTGCTGCCCATCCTGGTGATCATGCCGCTGTCCTTCAGCGACAGCTCCTTTCTCGTCTACCCGATCCCGGCCTGGTCGCTGAAGTGGTACCGCAACCTGTTCGAATCGGCCGAGTGGGCACGCGCCGCGAAGAACAGCTTCATCGTCGCGCCGGCCGCCACGCTGATCGCCACCGTCCTCGGCACGATGGCCGCGGTGGGCCTGTCACGCACGCAGTTCGCGTTCAAGGGGCTGCTGATGAGCGCGCTGATCCTGCCGATGGTCGTGCCCATCGTGGTCGTCGGCGTCAGCACCTACCTGTTCTTCGCGCCGCTCGGCCTGGCCGACAGCTACACCGGCCTGATCGTGGTCCACGCGGCGCTCGGCGCGCCCTTCGTCGTGACCACGGTGCTCGCGACCCTGCAGGGCTTCAACCACAACCTCGTGCGCGCCAGCCTGAGCCTCGGCGCTTCGCCGCTGGCCACCTTCTTTCGCATCACCCTGCCGGTGATCGCGCCGGGCGTGATCTCCGGCGCGCTCTTCGCCTTCGCGACATCGTTCGACGAGGTCGTCGTCACGCTGTTCCTCGCCGGGCCCGAGCAGGTGACGCTGCCACGGCAGATGTTCACCGGCATCCGCGAGAACATCACGCCGACGATCGCCGCGGTCGCCACGCTGCTGATCGTGTTCACGACCAGCCTGCTGCTGGTGCTCGAATGGCTGCGCGGGCGGAGGGCATGA
- the speB gene encoding agmatinase, with protein sequence MTERNQPLSGNAMPRFAGLATMMRLPAAASAQGLDAAFIGVPLDIGTSNRAGARFGPRQIRAESALLRPYNMATGAAPFDTLQVADLGDVPVNTYSIAKSLAIIERFYDEVLAAGCTPLSLGGDHTIALPILRAVARRHGPVALVHVDAHADINDEMFGEPVAHGTPFRRAVDEGLLACDRVWQIGLRGTGYAADDFDWPRSQGFTVVQAHEVWYRSLAPLMAEVRERIGTTHPVYLSFDIDGIDPSFAGGTGTPEIGGLTVPQALEIVRGCRGLNVVGADLVEVAPPYDPSGNTALLGANLLYEMLCVLPGVRCR encoded by the coding sequence ATGACCGAACGCAACCAGCCCTTGAGCGGCAACGCGATGCCGCGCTTCGCCGGATTGGCGACCATGATGCGGTTGCCGGCGGCCGCCTCTGCGCAAGGCCTGGACGCCGCCTTCATCGGCGTGCCGCTGGACATCGGCACTTCCAATCGCGCCGGCGCGCGCTTCGGTCCGCGTCAGATCCGGGCCGAGTCGGCGCTGCTGCGTCCCTACAACATGGCCACGGGCGCGGCGCCCTTCGACACGCTGCAGGTCGCGGATCTCGGCGACGTGCCCGTGAACACCTATTCGATCGCCAAGTCGCTGGCGATCATCGAGCGCTTCTACGACGAAGTGCTGGCCGCCGGCTGCACGCCGCTCTCGCTCGGGGGCGACCACACCATCGCGCTGCCCATCCTGCGCGCCGTCGCGAGGCGGCATGGACCGGTCGCCCTGGTCCATGTGGACGCGCACGCCGACATCAACGACGAGATGTTCGGCGAGCCGGTCGCCCACGGCACGCCGTTCCGGCGCGCCGTCGACGAAGGCCTGCTGGCCTGTGACCGCGTCTGGCAGATCGGCCTGCGGGGCACCGGCTATGCGGCCGACGATTTCGACTGGCCGCGCTCGCAAGGATTCACCGTGGTGCAGGCGCACGAGGTCTGGTATCGCTCGCTGGCGCCGCTGATGGCCGAGGTGCGCGAGCGCATCGGCACGACGCACCCGGTGTACCTGAGCTTCGACATCGACGGCATCGACCCGTCCTTCGCCGGGGGCACCGGCACGCCGGAAATCGGCGGTCTCACGGTGCCGCAGGCGCTGGAGATCGTGCGCGGGTGCCGCGGGCTCAACGTGGTCGGCGCCGACCTGGTCGAGGTAGCGCCGCCCTACGACCCCTCGGGAAACACGGCGCTGCTGGGCGCCAATCTGCTGTACGAGATGCTGTGCGTGCTGCCGGGCGTTCGCTGTCGGTGA
- a CDS encoding NAD-dependent succinate-semialdehyde dehydrogenase, whose amino-acid sequence MDMKTSPLAALKEPSLLKTDALVDGEWIRGAARFDVNDPATGQKLVDVANLGRADALGAVTAANKAWPAWRAQTAKQRAAVMMKWFHLLHAHADDLARIMTAEQGKPLAEAKGEVTYGASFIEWFAEEAKRIYGETIPAADTSKRYLVIKQPIGVCAAITPWNFPIAMITRKVAPALAAGCPVIIKPAEQTPLSALAVAELAQRAGMPPGVLNIVTADGPNSIEVGKLLCDSDIVRHLSFTGSTEVGRILMRQSAPTIKKLSLELGGNAPFIVFDDADIDSAVEGAMVSKYRNAGQTCVCANRLYVQDGVYDAFVRKLAERTRSIKVGNGFESGVTQGPLIDDQALAKVEQHVADATAKGAKVLTGGKRIGTRFFEPTVLADATSQMLCAREETFGPVAPVFRFRTEQEAVALANDTEFGLASYFYSRDIGRIFRVGEALEYGMVGINTGLISTAEVPFGGVKQSGLGREGSHHGIEDYVEIKYLCLGDIV is encoded by the coding sequence ATGGACATGAAGACATCACCTCTGGCCGCGCTGAAGGAGCCGTCCCTTCTGAAGACCGATGCGCTCGTCGACGGCGAATGGATCCGAGGCGCCGCGCGCTTCGACGTGAACGATCCGGCCACCGGCCAGAAGCTCGTCGATGTCGCGAACCTCGGTCGCGCCGACGCCCTCGGCGCCGTCACGGCGGCGAACAAGGCATGGCCCGCATGGCGCGCGCAGACCGCCAAGCAGCGCGCCGCCGTCATGATGAAGTGGTTCCACCTGCTGCACGCGCACGCCGACGACCTGGCCCGCATCATGACGGCCGAGCAGGGCAAGCCGCTCGCCGAAGCGAAGGGCGAAGTGACCTACGGCGCGAGCTTCATCGAGTGGTTCGCGGAGGAGGCCAAGCGCATCTACGGCGAAACCATTCCCGCAGCGGATACGAGCAAGCGCTATCTCGTCATCAAGCAGCCGATCGGCGTGTGCGCCGCCATCACGCCGTGGAACTTCCCGATCGCGATGATCACGCGCAAGGTGGCGCCGGCCCTGGCCGCCGGCTGCCCGGTGATCATCAAGCCGGCCGAGCAGACACCGCTGTCGGCGCTGGCGGTGGCAGAGCTGGCGCAGCGCGCCGGCATGCCGCCGGGCGTGCTCAACATCGTCACCGCGGACGGACCCAACTCCATCGAGGTGGGCAAGCTGCTGTGCGACAGCGACATCGTGCGCCACCTGTCGTTCACCGGCTCCACCGAGGTGGGACGCATCCTGATGCGTCAAAGCGCGCCGACCATCAAGAAGCTGTCGCTGGAGCTCGGTGGCAACGCCCCCTTCATCGTCTTCGACGACGCCGACATCGACAGCGCGGTCGAGGGCGCGATGGTGAGCAAGTACCGCAACGCGGGCCAGACCTGCGTGTGCGCCAACCGCCTCTACGTGCAGGACGGCGTCTACGACGCCTTCGTGCGGAAGCTGGCGGAAAGGACCCGCTCCATCAAGGTCGGCAACGGCTTCGAGAGCGGCGTGACGCAGGGGCCGCTGATCGACGACCAGGCGCTCGCCAAGGTCGAGCAGCACGTGGCCGATGCCACCGCCAAGGGGGCGAAGGTGCTCACCGGCGGCAAGCGCATCGGCACGCGCTTCTTCGAGCCGACGGTGCTGGCCGATGCGACTTCGCAGATGCTGTGCGCGCGGGAGGAGACCTTCGGCCCGGTGGCGCCGGTGTTCCGCTTCCGCACGGAGCAGGAGGCAGTCGCGCTGGCCAACGACACCGAGTTCGGGCTCGCGAGCTACTTCTACAGCCGCGACATCGGCCGCATCTTCCGCGTCGGCGAAGCGCTCGAGTACGGCATGGTGGGGATCAACACTGGGCTGATCTCGACGGCCGAGGTGCCCTTCGGCGGGGTGAAGCAGTCGGGCCTCGGCCGGGAAGGCTCGCACCACGGCATCGAGGACTATGTGGAGATCAAGTACCTCTGCCTCGGGGACATCGTCTAG
- a CDS encoding diguanylate cyclase, whose translation MSSAALRVLWVRGPGAVLPAVASSSPFGPFELHPSADLDEAAKRLAADRFDAVVIAARTVDARKLLTWPALTQAASEPALLVLTSDEPGAELATLLVRKGAQDVLPLAIDAVDALPRAIRLAIERKSQERLARKAFATDLMTGLPNQGQLIEHMNQLIALREREPAPMALLAVRVEGLGSTETRLGSEAANVLRRKIAVRLRVGVRASDLVASLGTDAFAVLLPRFQDPQDADRVAAKLCSALHPPFTMAGRHVSIAVACGVARYPDDGKDAAGLLRRAVGLAASAPAQGRADGSAADAANDPG comes from the coding sequence ATGAGCTCCGCTGCGCTGCGCGTGCTGTGGGTCAGAGGCCCGGGGGCCGTGTTGCCGGCTGTCGCTTCGAGCTCGCCGTTCGGGCCGTTCGAGCTGCATCCCAGCGCCGACCTCGACGAGGCCGCGAAGAGGCTTGCCGCCGATCGCTTCGATGCCGTGGTGATCGCCGCGCGGACGGTCGATGCACGCAAGCTGCTCACCTGGCCTGCGCTCACGCAGGCGGCGTCCGAGCCCGCGCTGCTCGTGCTGACCTCCGACGAGCCGGGTGCGGAACTCGCGACGCTGCTGGTGCGCAAGGGTGCGCAGGACGTGCTGCCGCTGGCGATCGACGCCGTCGACGCGCTGCCGCGCGCCATCCGCCTGGCCATCGAGCGCAAGTCGCAGGAAAGGCTGGCGCGCAAGGCGTTCGCCACCGACCTGATGACCGGCCTGCCCAACCAGGGACAGCTCATCGAGCACATGAACCAGCTGATCGCGCTGCGCGAGCGCGAGCCCGCGCCGATGGCGCTGCTCGCCGTGCGGGTCGAGGGCCTTGGCTCGACCGAGACCAGGCTGGGCAGCGAAGCGGCGAACGTGTTGCGCCGAAAGATCGCTGTGCGGCTGCGCGTGGGCGTGCGCGCGAGCGACCTCGTCGCTTCGCTGGGCACCGATGCATTCGCCGTGCTGCTTCCACGCTTCCAGGACCCGCAGGATGCCGACCGGGTCGCGGCCAAGCTGTGCTCGGCACTGCATCCGCCGTTCACGATGGCCGGCCGCCATGTGTCGATCGCAGTGGCGTGCGGCGTCGCCCGCTACCCGGACGACGGGAAGGATGCGGCCGGCTTGCTGCGCCGCGCGGTGGGACTGGCGGCGTCCGCGCCGGCGCAGGGCAGGGCGGACGGGTCGGCGGCGGACGCGGCGAATGACCCTGGCTAG
- the trmB gene encoding tRNA (guanosine(46)-N7)-methyltransferase TrmB, with the protein MTDKDFPRRRSIRSFVVRAGRMGTGQTRALAELGPRFMLPFEPRFIDPQAVFGRLAPLVVEIGFGMGDATAAIAQALPDTDFLGIEVHPPGVGALLRHIGERELDNVRIVQHDAVEVMQHMIAPDSLAGVHVYFPDPWHKKRHHKRRLIQSAFVHQLAQRLAPGGYLHCATDWQPYAQQMLEVLSAEPLLQNSVEGYAPRPPWRPQTKFENRGLKLGHGVWDLLFRRAIPPSRPTR; encoded by the coding sequence ATGACCGACAAAGACTTTCCCCGCCGCCGCAGCATCCGCAGCTTCGTCGTGCGCGCCGGGCGCATGGGCACCGGCCAGACACGTGCGCTCGCCGAGCTGGGACCGCGCTTCATGCTGCCCTTCGAGCCGCGCTTCATCGATCCGCAAGCGGTGTTCGGGCGGCTTGCGCCTCTGGTCGTCGAGATCGGCTTCGGCATGGGCGACGCCACGGCGGCGATCGCGCAGGCACTTCCGGACACCGACTTCCTCGGCATCGAAGTTCATCCGCCCGGCGTGGGTGCGCTGCTCAGGCACATCGGAGAGCGCGAGCTCGACAACGTGCGCATCGTGCAGCACGACGCCGTCGAGGTCATGCAGCACATGATCGCGCCCGACTCGCTGGCCGGCGTGCACGTGTACTTTCCGGACCCGTGGCACAAGAAGCGCCACCACAAGCGGCGCTTGATCCAGTCCGCCTTCGTGCACCAGCTCGCGCAGCGACTCGCGCCGGGCGGCTATCTGCATTGCGCGACCGACTGGCAGCCGTACGCGCAGCAGATGCTGGAGGTGCTGTCGGCCGAGCCTTTGCTGCAGAACAGCGTCGAGGGCTACGCGCCGCGTCCGCCGTGGCGGCCGCAGACGAAGTTCGAGAACCGCGGCCTGAAGCTGGGCCACGGCGTGTGGGACCTGCTGTTCAGGCGCGCCATTCCACCCAGCCGCCCCACGCGGTGA
- a CDS encoding undecaprenyl-diphosphate phosphatase: MDIALWIKAAVMGVVEGLTEFLPISSTGHLILTASLLDFTGDKIKVFEIAIQTGAMLAVIWEYRVKLGRTVAGLGHDAVAQRFAFNVLIAFLPAVVFGLAFNAAIKEHLFHPLPVAMAFIVGALVILWVEKRHHRRYGELDLAGKRHARVETVDDMNALDALKVGLVQCLALIPGTSRSGATIIGAMVFGFSRKAATEFSFYLGIPTLMGAGAYSVYKYRSLLSVADLPLFAIGTVFAFFSALLCIRWLIRYVSTHDFVPFAWYRIVFGAVVILTAWGGWVEWRA, encoded by the coding sequence TTGGACATCGCGCTGTGGATCAAGGCCGCCGTCATGGGCGTCGTCGAGGGCCTGACCGAATTCCTGCCGATCTCGTCGACCGGGCACCTGATCCTCACCGCCTCGCTGCTCGACTTCACCGGCGACAAGATCAAGGTGTTCGAGATCGCGATCCAGACCGGGGCGATGCTCGCGGTGATCTGGGAGTACCGCGTCAAGCTGGGACGCACCGTCGCCGGGTTAGGTCACGATGCGGTGGCGCAGCGCTTCGCGTTCAACGTGCTGATCGCCTTCCTGCCGGCGGTGGTGTTCGGCCTGGCGTTCAATGCCGCGATCAAGGAGCACCTGTTCCATCCGCTGCCGGTGGCCATGGCCTTCATCGTCGGCGCGCTGGTCATCCTGTGGGTGGAGAAGCGCCACCACCGTCGCTACGGCGAGCTCGACCTCGCCGGCAAGCGACATGCGCGTGTGGAGACGGTGGACGACATGAATGCGCTGGACGCGCTGAAAGTGGGGCTGGTGCAGTGCCTCGCGCTGATCCCCGGCACCAGCCGCTCGGGCGCCACCATCATCGGCGCCATGGTGTTCGGCTTCTCGCGCAAGGCGGCCACCGAGTTCAGCTTCTATCTCGGCATCCCGACGCTGATGGGGGCGGGCGCGTACTCGGTCTACAAGTACCGCTCGCTGCTCAGCGTGGCCGACCTCCCGCTGTTCGCCATCGGCACGGTGTTCGCTTTCTTCAGCGCCTTGTTGTGCATCCGCTGGCTGATCCGCTACGTGTCCACGCACGACTTCGTGCCGTTCGCGTGGTATCGCATCGTGTTCGGCGCGGTGGTCATCCTCACCGCGTGGGGCGGCTGGGTGGAATGGCGCGCCTGA
- a CDS encoding ABC transporter permease, producing MNMLAALRSALRALRTNLLRSILTMLGIIIGVAAVITMIAVGSGAQQRVAEQMKSLGSNIMLVLPGSQTAGGARMGAQTGQNLTEEDAAAIAREVPEVQVAAPSNRATAQLVAGNANWSTSITGTTNDYFEARDWPLDAGRQFEASEMQGSGKVAIVGQTVARQLFGDADPLDQVMRIRNVPVTIVGLLAAKGQNSFGQDQDDIVIVPISTLRNRIQGGNAGKLRRVSAINVKVVEGQDMKAAEDGIRELLRQRQKLQAGADDSFTVRNLTEILQAQEASSRVMTLLLAAVAGVSLVVGGIGIMNIMLVSVTERTREIGLRMAVGARGRDILVQFLIEAITLSLIGGAIGVLLGAASTWAVAAFAGWKVALTASSILLAAGFSAAVGVFFGFYPARRAAALLPIQALRYE from the coding sequence ATGAACATGCTCGCGGCCTTGCGCTCGGCATTGCGCGCACTCAGGACCAACCTGCTGCGCAGCATCCTGACGATGCTGGGCATCATCATCGGCGTCGCGGCGGTCATCACGATGATCGCGGTGGGCAGCGGCGCGCAGCAGCGCGTCGCCGAGCAGATGAAGTCGCTGGGCTCCAACATCATGCTGGTGCTGCCGGGCTCCCAGACGGCGGGTGGCGCGCGGATGGGGGCTCAGACCGGGCAGAACCTGACCGAGGAGGACGCCGCCGCCATCGCGCGCGAGGTGCCCGAGGTGCAGGTCGCCGCGCCCAGCAACCGCGCCACCGCGCAGCTCGTCGCCGGCAATGCCAACTGGAGCACCTCCATCACCGGCACCACCAACGATTACTTCGAGGCGCGCGACTGGCCGCTGGACGCGGGGCGGCAGTTCGAGGCGAGCGAGATGCAGGGGTCGGGCAAGGTCGCCATCGTCGGCCAGACGGTGGCCCGCCAGCTCTTCGGCGATGCCGATCCGCTGGACCAGGTCATGCGCATCCGCAACGTGCCGGTGACCATCGTGGGCCTGCTGGCCGCCAAGGGCCAGAACTCGTTCGGCCAGGACCAGGACGACATCGTCATCGTGCCGATCTCGACCTTGCGCAACCGCATCCAGGGCGGCAACGCCGGCAAGCTGCGCCGCGTGAGCGCGATCAACGTGAAGGTCGTCGAAGGCCAGGACATGAAGGCGGCCGAGGACGGCATCCGCGAGCTGCTGCGGCAGCGGCAGAAGCTGCAGGCCGGCGCTGATGACAGCTTCACCGTGCGCAACCTGACGGAGATCCTCCAGGCCCAGGAGGCGTCGAGCCGGGTGATGACGCTGTTGCTGGCGGCGGTGGCCGGGGTGAGCCTGGTGGTCGGCGGCATCGGCATCATGAACATCATGCTGGTCAGCGTGACGGAGCGCACCCGCGAGATCGGCCTGCGCATGGCCGTGGGCGCGCGCGGGCGCGACATCCTCGTGCAGTTCCTGATCGAGGCGATCACGCTCAGCCTGATCGGCGGCGCCATCGGCGTGCTGCTCGGCGCGGCGTCGACCTGGGCGGTGGCGGCGTTCGCGGGCTGGAAGGTGGCCCTCACCGCCTCGTCTATCCTCCTGGCCGCCGGCTTCTCCGCTGCGGTAGGCGTGTTCTTCGGCTTCTACCCGGCACGCCGTGCGGCGGCACTGTTGCCGATCCAAGCCTTGAGGTACGAATGA
- a CDS encoding ABC transporter ATP-binding protein, with protein sequence MSASPASGPLIEARDITKVYAMGDNLVHALRGVSLTIEAGEFVAVMGASGSGKSTLMNILGCLDRPTEGHYRLAGEAVETMSPDALASIRNRRIGFVFQQFNLLPRTSAVENVELPMLYANVPSAERRARALESLERVGLAERAQHTPAELSGGQQQRVAIARALVNRPQLILADEPTGALDSQTSEDIMHVLSGLNAQGMTVVLVTHEPDIAAWARRRIVFRDGHILEDHVQVPHVPQTTQEAVA encoded by the coding sequence GTGAGCGCCTCGCCTGCATCCGGGCCGCTGATCGAGGCCCGCGACATCACCAAGGTCTACGCCATGGGCGACAACCTCGTGCATGCGCTGCGCGGCGTGTCGCTCACCATCGAGGCGGGCGAGTTCGTCGCCGTCATGGGCGCATCGGGCTCGGGCAAATCGACGCTGATGAACATCCTGGGCTGCCTGGACCGGCCCACCGAAGGCCACTACCGGCTGGCCGGCGAGGCAGTGGAGACGATGTCACCGGATGCGCTGGCGTCGATCCGCAACCGCCGCATCGGCTTCGTGTTCCAGCAGTTCAACCTGCTTCCGCGCACGTCGGCAGTCGAGAACGTCGAGCTGCCGATGCTGTACGCCAATGTGCCGAGCGCCGAGCGCCGCGCGCGGGCACTGGAGAGCCTGGAGCGCGTCGGGCTGGCCGAGCGCGCCCAGCACACGCCGGCGGAGCTCTCGGGCGGGCAGCAGCAGCGCGTGGCCATCGCACGCGCGCTGGTCAACCGTCCTCAGCTCATCCTCGCCGACGAGCCCACGGGCGCGCTCGACTCGCAGACCTCCGAGGACATCATGCATGTGCTCTCGGGGCTGAACGCCCAGGGCATGACGGTGGTGCTGGTGACGCACGAGCCCGACATCGCGGCCTGGGCGCGTCGTCGCATCGTGTTCCGCGACGGGCACATCCTGGAGGACCACGTGCAGGTGCCGCATGTGCCGCAAACGACGCAGGAGGCCGTGGCATGA